A window of Ranitomeya variabilis isolate aRanVar5 chromosome 2, aRanVar5.hap1, whole genome shotgun sequence contains these coding sequences:
- the CCDC121 gene encoding coiled-coil domain-containing protein 121, translating into MPPKKRSQGKPSKSTISEAPEQGEEGCEEKERVVSEKEAQLQDEHNQLMAEQEGLRRRLEQLRRDNEFLQEEAEKVRVESQEYLLYMSKRSQRRQDVIISLNDQNQRELQNIQRQKQELEFKFSEEEQKLRDLLLRREADLTTLRKELLELHPMRELQKEQVSIIKRLRDEVMAHRGKHAEALLRVKSAFLREKTQCQHNSEQQLNQLTQKAQEEAKKALQEVSTRVKEENQVLRQELLHLIQQYRLLQMQKKRLEEKNTALQREQQCREEVGNVQRKLKMAAILPNP; encoded by the coding sequence ATGCCACCAAAGAAGAGGTCCCAAGGGAAACCATCCAAATCCACCATATCTGAAGCCCCTGAGCAGGGAGAGGAGGGATGTGAGGAGAAAGAACGTGTGGTGAGTGAGAAGGAGGCGCAGCTGCAGGATGAGCACAACCAGCTTATGGCCGAGCAGGAGGGTCTGAGGCGACGGCTGGAGCAGCTACGGAGGGACAACGAGTTCCTTCAGGAGGAGGCTGAAAAGGTTCGGGTAGAGAGCCAGGAATACCTGCTATACATGAGCAAGAGAAGCCAGCGACGCCAGGACGTCATCATCAGCCTGAACGACCAGAACCAGAGGGAGCTGCAGAACATCCAGCGGCAGAAACAAGAACTGGAATTCAAATTTTCTGAAGAAGAACAGAAGCTGCGGGACCTCCTGCTCCGAAGAGAAGCCGATCTCACCACCCTGAGGAAGGAGCTCCTAGAACTGCATCCTATGAGAGAACTGCAGAAGGAGCAAGTGTCCATCATCAAACGTCTGAGGGATGAAGTCATGGCGCATCGAGGGAAGCATGCCGAGGCCCTACTGAGGGTGAAGAGCGCTTTCCTAAGAGAAAAAACACAATGCCAACACAACTCAGAGCAACAGCTCAACCAACTGACCCAGAAGGCCCAGGAGGAGGCCAAGAAGGCTCTGCAGGAGGTGAGCACCAGGGTCAAGGAGGAAAACCAGGTCCTGAGACAAGAACTGCTTCATCTCATCCAGCAATACCGACTCCTACAAATGCAGAAGAAGAGACTTGAAGAAAAGAACACGGCACTACAGCGGGAGCAACAATGCCGCGAAGAGGTGGGGAACGTCCAGAGGAAGCTCAAGATGGCGGCCATCCTCCCAAATCCATGA